One window of Caldisericia bacterium genomic DNA carries:
- the coaD gene encoding pantetheine-phosphate adenylyltransferase → MDKEKGKIAVYPGSFDPPTLGHLDLIKRASKIFDKLIVLVSDSKNKNYMFSKEERFLMVKEMVEQIENVEVQMLNGLLIDYLKANKIKFVIRGLRITSDFDYEFQMSSFNKVLYPEIETIYIMSDSKYTLLSSSLVRELILNNGDISKFVPESVVKFIKSRGVK, encoded by the coding sequence ATGGATAAGGAAAAAGGAAAAATTGCGGTTTATCCTGGTAGTTTTGATCCCCCTACTTTGGGACATCTTGATTTAATAAAAAGAGCATCTAAAATTTTTGATAAATTAATTGTTTTGGTTTCAGATAGCAAAAACAAAAATTATATGTTTTCAAAAGAAGAGAGATTTTTAATGGTTAAAGAGATGGTGGAACAGATTGAAAATGTTGAAGTTCAAATGTTGAATGGCCTTTTAATTGATTATCTTAAAGCAAATAAAATAAAATTTGTAATTAGAGGCTTAAGAATTACATCTGACTTTGATTATGAGTTTCAAATGTCTTCATTTAATAAAGTTCTCTATCCTGAAATTGAAACAATTTATATAATGAGTGATAGTAAATATACACTTTTATCTTCAAGTTTAGTTAGAGAATTAATTTTAAATAATGGAGATATAAGCAAATTTGTACCAGAATCTGTTGTAAAATTTATTAAAAGTAGAGGGGTAAAATGA
- a CDS encoding stage II sporulation protein M, which translates to MKIIKSVLTEIKKRKFELFKFFLRFFISFLIGGIIVYFVFIFIKNSSYVNKDLFKNIFDEIKKHLETYFLPYTQKGIFGRIFFIFLNNFRVVVVAGILSFITFGIFSEIVAYINGFLVGAVVFSLPLIFEKANPISVFLFGIAPHGIFEIFAFLLSLTFAHSLSPTKDGIKSIDLYLKSYIIVIPLLFIASIIEVTFTPFLLSLFLLKNI; encoded by the coding sequence ATGAAGATAATAAAAAGCGTTCTCACGGAAATAAAAAAAAGAAAATTTGAATTATTCAAATTTTTCTTAAGATTTTTCATCTCTTTTTTAATTGGAGGAATTATTGTATATTTTGTTTTCATTTTTATAAAAAATTCATCTTATGTAAATAAAGATTTATTTAAAAATATTTTTGATGAAATAAAAAAGCATCTTGAAACCTATTTTCTTCCTTATACTCAAAAAGGAATTTTTGGGAGAATTTTCTTTATATTTTTAAACAATTTTAGAGTTGTTGTTGTGGCTGGCATATTAAGTTTTATTACTTTTGGAATCTTTTCAGAAATTGTTGCATATATAAATGGATTTTTAGTTGGTGCTGTTGTATTCTCTCTTCCTTTAATATTTGAGAAGGCAAATCCTATTTCAGTTTTTTTATTTGGCATAGCGCCTCATGGAATTTTTGAAATTTTTGCTTTTCTTCTCTCTTTGACTTTTGCTCACTCTCTCTCACCTACTAAAGATGGAATAAAATCTATTGATTTGTATTTAAAATCATATATTATTGTAATTCCTCTTCTTTTTATTGCATCAATAATAGAGGTTACTTTTACGCCTTTTCTTTTATCATTGTTTTTACTTAAAAATATTTAA
- a CDS encoding DUF177 domain-containing protein: MISVRDLKRETGLKKKVSLELTFNEIEGFKILSPVLVDIEIENIGMGFTVKGNFEVTVELQCRRCLKFFPYKLVAEIDEIYTTKREEIQPKKLLNRDELSTFLFNGEEINIKEAIRQNIIVLIPPYPLCKDDCKGLCPICGKDLNEGFCEHIEFLEKEDIEENPFYKLYLKLYEDNKKRSHGNKKKKI, translated from the coding sequence ATGATAAGTGTAAGAGATCTAAAGAGAGAAACAGGTCTTAAAAAAAAGGTTTCTCTCGAACTTACTTTTAATGAAATTGAAGGTTTTAAAATTTTGTCTCCGGTTCTTGTTGATATAGAAATAGAAAATATTGGTATGGGATTTACTGTAAAAGGAAATTTTGAAGTGACTGTTGAACTACAATGCAGAAGATGTCTTAAATTTTTTCCATATAAACTTGTTGCAGAAATTGACGAAATTTATACAACAAAAAGAGAAGAGATTCAACCAAAAAAGTTGTTAAATCGTGATGAACTCTCAACATTTTTGTTTAATGGAGAGGAGATAAATATTAAAGAAGCAATAAGGCAAAACATAATTGTTTTAATCCCTCCATATCCACTTTGCAAAGATGATTGTAAAGGTTTGTGTCCAATTTGTGGTAAAGATTTAAACGAAGGATTTTGTGAGCACATTGAATTTCTTGAAAAAGAAGATATTGAGGAAAACCCATTCTATAAACTTTATTTAAAACTTTATGAAGATAATAAAAAGCGTTCTCACGGAAATAAAAAAAAGAAAATTTGA
- the rny gene encoding ribonuclease Y, with product MNLSLIAYEVLIILVFLLGGLVGFYIRRYVAESKIGGAEKEAQRIKEMAVQDAESRSKEIISKAREEAVRIRNETEKELKLRKQEIQKLEAKLIQREEIIEKKLESIDRREKTVAQKEEEVRKMREALARQYEKHKQELLRIANLTEEEAKRELMEKLEKELSLEISKKIKEYEDKLKEMEKIKAQEIISTAIQRTAVDFVAESTITVVPLPNDEIKGRIIGREGRNIRTFESLTETELIIDDTPEAVVISSFDPIRREIARLTLEKLILDGRIHPSRIEELYEKAKQEMGEKILEEGEKALLELNIVDMHKDLVKLIGKLKFRTSFGQNVLKHSVEVAYLAGIIASELQMDVQKAKRAGLLHDIGKALDKEVEGPHAQIGAELLRKYGEDEEIIHAIQAHHYDIPLERPLDFIIQAADAISASRPGVRNESIEQYIKRIEELERIASSFEGVEKAYALQAGREVRVFVKPDSIDDSLLPKLAYDIAKKIENEVVYPGQIKVLVVRESKALGYAK from the coding sequence ATGAATTTATCATTAATTGCATATGAAGTTTTAATAATATTAGTTTTTCTCTTAGGAGGGTTAGTTGGTTTTTACATAAGAAGATATGTTGCTGAAAGTAAAATTGGTGGAGCAGAAAAAGAGGCGCAGAGAATTAAAGAGATGGCAGTTCAGGATGCTGAATCAAGATCAAAAGAGATAATTTCAAAAGCAAGAGAAGAGGCAGTTAGAATAAGAAACGAAACTGAAAAAGAACTAAAATTAAGGAAGCAAGAAATACAAAAACTTGAAGCAAAACTAATTCAAAGAGAGGAGATTATTGAAAAGAAACTTGAATCTATTGATAGAAGAGAAAAAACAGTTGCTCAAAAAGAAGAAGAAGTTAGAAAAATGAGAGAAGCGCTCGCAAGACAATATGAAAAACATAAACAGGAACTTTTACGTATAGCAAATTTAACAGAAGAAGAAGCAAAAAGAGAACTAATGGAAAAACTTGAAAAGGAACTGAGTTTAGAAATTAGTAAAAAAATAAAAGAATATGAAGATAAATTAAAAGAAATGGAAAAAATTAAGGCTCAAGAGATAATTTCAACTGCAATACAAAGAACTGCAGTAGATTTTGTTGCTGAATCAACAATTACTGTTGTGCCACTTCCTAATGATGAAATTAAAGGAAGAATAATTGGAAGAGAGGGAAGAAACATAAGAACATTTGAATCATTAACTGAAACAGAATTAATAATAGATGATACACCTGAAGCAGTTGTAATTTCATCATTTGATCCAATTAGAAGAGAAATTGCGAGATTAACACTTGAGAAACTTATTCTTGATGGAAGAATTCATCCTTCCAGAATTGAAGAGTTGTATGAAAAAGCAAAGCAAGAGATGGGAGAGAAAATTTTAGAGGAAGGAGAAAAAGCCCTTTTAGAATTAAATATTGTTGATATGCATAAAGATTTAGTTAAATTAATTGGTAAATTAAAATTTAGAACAAGTTTTGGTCAAAATGTTTTGAAACACTCAGTTGAAGTTGCATATCTTGCAGGTATAATTGCAAGCGAACTTCAAATGGATGTTCAAAAGGCTAAAAGGGCTGGCCTTCTCCACGATATTGGTAAAGCGCTTGATAAAGAGGTTGAAGGGCCTCATGCTCAAATTGGAGCAGAACTTTTAAGAAAATATGGTGAAGATGAAGAGATAATTCATGCAATTCAAGCACACCACTATGATATTCCACTTGAAAGACCACTTGATTTTATAATTCAAGCAGCAGATGCAATTTCTGCTTCACGCCCAGGAGTTAGAAATGAATCAATAGAGCAATATATAAAGAGAATTGAAGAGTTAGAAAGAATTGCTTCATCTTTTGAGGGAGTTGAAAAAGCATATGCTCTTCAAGCAGGTAGAGAAGTTAGAGTTTTTGTTAAACCAGATTCAATTGATGACTCTCTTCTTCCAAAGTTAGCATATGATATTGCAAAAAAGATTGAAAATGAGGTTGTTTATCCAGGTCAAATAAAAGTTTTAGTTGTAAGAGAGAGTAAAGCACTGGGATATGCTAAATGA
- the miaB gene encoding tRNA (N6-isopentenyl adenosine(37)-C2)-methylthiotransferase MiaB: protein MINFHIKTFGCQMNEYTSLYLYSLLSSKGVESDVKTADYIIVNTCAVREKVKHKIYSYIGKVNKIKKKDAKLIVIGCLGEIYKDEIKNKFNPYIVGLYDKEEELLEIAKSIEVDVSRKSLPLVSRYLPIIFGCNHFCSYCIVPFARGFEKSKPLEVVLKEAEEIYNEGAREIVLVGQNVNDYGKDLGIQDGFIKVIKEVSKIPLERISFLTSHPKNFKLEWIEELCEVKNLLHLFHLPLQSGSNKVLKLMRRGYTIEDYIKIVEKIRSLFKDASITTDLLVGFPGESDEDFLLTIDAVKKIEFDRAYMFSYSKRPKTFSEKFECEIPESEKLRRLNYLIKIQDEITLKKYSEFIGKEVEVLIENLKEGKGIGKEKGGRVTIVEGVKESDLGKIVKVKVERVNIRELFGKRI, encoded by the coding sequence GTGATTAACTTTCATATAAAAACTTTTGGTTGTCAGATGAATGAGTACACTTCACTCTATTTATATTCCCTTTTGTCTTCAAAAGGTGTGGAAAGTGATGTTAAAACTGCTGATTATATCATTGTTAATACATGTGCTGTAAGAGAAAAAGTAAAACACAAGATTTATTCTTACATTGGTAAGGTAAATAAAATAAAAAAGAAAGACGCAAAACTTATTGTTATAGGTTGTCTTGGTGAAATATATAAAGATGAGATTAAGAATAAATTTAATCCATATATTGTTGGTCTTTATGATAAAGAGGAAGAACTTTTAGAGATTGCAAAAAGTATCGAGGTTGATGTAAGTAGAAAAAGTTTACCCCTTGTCTCAAGATATTTACCAATTATTTTTGGATGTAATCACTTCTGTTCATATTGTATTGTTCCTTTTGCAAGAGGATTCGAAAAGAGTAAACCACTGGAAGTTGTTTTAAAAGAGGCTGAAGAAATTTATAATGAAGGAGCAAGAGAAATAGTTCTTGTTGGACAGAATGTTAATGATTATGGAAAAGACCTTGGAATTCAGGACGGTTTTATAAAAGTAATTAAAGAGGTTTCAAAAATTCCTCTTGAAAGAATAAGTTTTTTAACCTCTCACCCCAAAAATTTCAAATTAGAGTGGATTGAAGAGTTATGCGAAGTTAAAAATTTACTCCATCTTTTTCATCTACCACTTCAAAGTGGATCAAATAAAGTATTAAAATTAATGAGAAGGGGATATACAATTGAAGATTACATTAAAATAGTTGAAAAAATAAGAAGTCTTTTTAAAGATGCATCTATTACAACTGATCTTCTTGTTGGCTTTCCTGGAGAAAGTGACGAAGATTTTCTTTTAACAATTGATGCAGTTAAAAAGATTGAATTTGATAGAGCATATATGTTTAGTTATTCAAAAAGACCAAAAACTTTTTCAGAAAAGTTTGAGTGCGAGATTCCAGAAAGTGAAAAATTAAGAAGACTCAACTATCTAATAAAAATTCAAGATGAGATAACTCTTAAAAAATATAGTGAATTCATTGGAAAAGAGGTTGAAGTTTTAATTGAAAATTTAAAAGAGGGTAAAGGAATTGGAAAAGAGAAGGGTGGAAGAGTAACAATTGTTGAAGGAGTAAAGGAGAGCGATTTAGGAAAGATTGTAAAAGTAAAAGTAGAAAGAGTAAACATAAGAGAACTTTTTGGGAAGAGAATTTAG
- the recG gene encoding ATP-dependent DNA helicase RecG → MIDKILDILILERKRKFDNKSVIGGFNSFLLNNISHLELYGIDIKKLKKLLNEYQEENLEKRKKIYWNIFNEIIDSIFKLREIDLDKIPQIGEKRKEILNKLGIYNSYDLIYYFPRKYIDFGKLTKIVNVKNGEYAQVQGEVLSIEKKNIRSNLSILKVKFFDGTSSLYGVWFNQPYLEKFFRKGKKFLLMGEVSYNFGEWQIENPDFEEIESFKDDSKEKIVPIYSQTKGLTSKIISNCINEAIKLTEKFIFDPLPKEIIKKRELVPLNFALKNIHFPLSKESLKKSEFRLKYEELFLFQLFLQVRKMKIKEKLGMKYEVKESDREKFISSLPFKLTKGQLKVIDEIERDLKSGKVMNRLLHGEVGSGKTVVAAYSLYLSVLNKTQGAMMSPTEILAIQTYNNVKKFLSPFNIRVELLTGSTKNKDEIKKRLKEGEIDIIIGTHALIEEDIEFKNLSLVIVDEQHRFGVLQRGELIKKGRFPHTLVLSATPIPRTLALTLYGDLDISTIDELPPGRKPVKTIVFPKEEKEKAYEFVREKLRDGEKIYVVCPLIEESEKLEISSVKEKYEEFKEIFRGVKIDILHGRMRGDEKEAKIKNFREGDTQILISTSVIEVGIDVPEANIILVEDAQRFGLLTLHQLRGRVGRGDKESYCLLILSNYDKDSLRRVRVLERTNSGLEISEWDLKFRGTGELGGEKQHGVSEFKIVNLLSEEDFEILKIAREDVESFIKNYSLLDYPYLLKELSLRFKDFKLLDIS, encoded by the coding sequence ATGATAGATAAAATTCTCGATATTTTAATACTTGAAAGAAAAAGAAAATTTGACAATAAATCTGTAATTGGCGGGTTTAATTCATTTTTATTAAATAATATTTCACATCTTGAATTATATGGAATTGATATAAAAAAATTAAAAAAACTTTTAAATGAATATCAAGAGGAAAATTTAGAAAAAAGAAAAAAAATTTATTGGAATATATTTAATGAAATTATAGACTCTATTTTTAAATTAAGAGAAATAGACCTTGATAAGATTCCTCAAATTGGAGAAAAAAGAAAGGAGATTTTAAATAAATTAGGAATTTATAACTCATATGACCTTATTTATTATTTTCCGAGAAAGTACATTGATTTTGGAAAACTTACAAAAATTGTTAATGTAAAAAATGGTGAGTATGCACAAGTTCAAGGAGAAGTTTTGTCAATTGAGAAAAAAAATATAAGAAGCAATCTTTCAATATTAAAAGTTAAATTTTTTGATGGAACTTCAAGTTTATATGGAGTATGGTTTAATCAACCTTATCTTGAAAAATTTTTCAGAAAAGGAAAAAAGTTTTTACTTATGGGCGAAGTTTCATATAATTTTGGTGAATGGCAAATTGAAAACCCTGATTTTGAAGAGATAGAGAGTTTTAAAGATGATTCAAAAGAAAAAATAGTCCCAATATATTCCCAAACAAAAGGACTTACTTCTAAAATTATTTCAAATTGTATAAATGAAGCAATTAAATTAACAGAAAAATTTATATTTGATCCACTTCCAAAAGAGATAATTAAAAAAAGAGAACTTGTACCTTTAAACTTTGCATTAAAAAATATTCACTTTCCTCTTTCAAAGGAGAGTCTAAAAAAGAGTGAGTTTAGATTGAAATATGAAGAACTCTTCCTTTTTCAACTTTTCCTTCAAGTAAGAAAAATGAAGATAAAAGAGAAATTGGGGATGAAATATGAAGTAAAAGAGAGTGATAGAGAAAAATTTATATCTTCACTCCCTTTTAAACTTACAAAAGGACAATTGAAAGTTATAGATGAAATTGAAAGAGATTTAAAAAGTGGGAAGGTAATGAATCGTCTTTTACATGGAGAAGTTGGAAGTGGAAAAACAGTAGTTGCTGCATATTCACTCTATCTTTCTGTTTTAAATAAAACACAAGGAGCAATGATGTCTCCAACAGAAATTCTTGCAATTCAAACTTATAATAATGTTAAAAAATTTTTATCTCCTTTTAATATAAGAGTTGAACTTTTAACCGGAAGCACAAAAAATAAAGACGAAATTAAAAAAAGATTGAAAGAGGGTGAAATAGATATAATTATAGGAACTCATGCTTTAATAGAGGAGGATATTGAATTTAAGAATCTATCTCTTGTTATAGTTGATGAACAACATAGATTTGGTGTTTTGCAGAGAGGTGAGTTAATTAAAAAAGGTCGTTTTCCTCATACACTTGTTTTATCTGCAACTCCAATTCCAAGAACACTTGCACTTACTCTTTATGGAGATCTAGATATATCAACAATAGATGAGCTTCCTCCAGGTAGAAAGCCAGTGAAAACAATTGTGTTTCCAAAAGAAGAAAAAGAAAAAGCATATGAATTTGTAAGAGAAAAATTAAGAGATGGAGAAAAAATTTATGTTGTTTGTCCTTTAATTGAGGAGAGTGAAAAATTAGAGATTTCATCTGTTAAAGAGAAATATGAAGAGTTTAAAGAAATATTTAGAGGAGTAAAAATTGATATTTTACATGGAAGAATGAGGGGAGATGAAAAGGAAGCGAAGATTAAAAATTTTAGAGAGGGTGACACACAAATATTAATTTCAACAAGTGTTATTGAAGTTGGAATTGATGTTCCTGAAGCAAATATTATTCTTGTTGAAGATGCACAAAGATTTGGTCTTTTAACTTTACATCAATTAAGGGGAAGAGTTGGAAGAGGAGATAAGGAGTCATACTGTCTTTTAATTCTTTCAAATTATGATAAAGATTCTCTAAGAAGAGTTAGAGTTTTAGAAAGAACTAATTCTGGTCTTGAAATTTCAGAATGGGATCTAAAATTTAGAGGAACTGGAGAACTTGGTGGAGAAAAACAACATGGAGTTTCAGAGTTTAAAATTGTAAATCTTTTAAGTGAAGAAGATTTTGAGATTTTAAAAATTGCGAGAGAAGATGTTGAGTCTTTTATTAAAAATTATTCACTACTCGATTATCCATATTTATTAAAAGAGTTATCTTTGAGATTCAAAGATTTTAAATTACTTGATATATCATGA
- a CDS encoding RecX family transcriptional regulator — translation MKLINCGYNEKEIDEVIEYLKDRNFINDFSLIERKINFYQRKGWGEFKIYKYLINLGLNKNFVEESIKKFLDLSLEKENIKKFSQRKDDFEKKVNYLINKGFRESLIFEVLKKKEDEI, via the coding sequence ATGAAATTAATAAATTGTGGATATAATGAAAAAGAGATTGATGAGGTAATTGAATATCTTAAAGATAGAAATTTTATAAATGATTTCTCTCTTATAGAGAGAAAAATTAATTTTTATCAAAGAAAAGGCTGGGGTGAATTTAAAATATACAAATATTTAATAAATTTAGGTCTAAATAAAAATTTTGTTGAAGAAAGCATAAAAAAATTTTTAGATTTATCACTTGAAAAAGAAAACATTAAGAAATTTTCTCAAAGAAAAGATGATTTTGAAAAAAAAGTAAATTATCTTATAAACAAAGGTTTCAGAGAATCTTTAATTTTTGAAGTTCTAAAAAAGAAGGAGGATGAGATATGA
- a CDS encoding MBL fold metallo-hydrolase, which yields MKIFPIAGETLGVRSTSVFVQTENLKILIDPGFSIPQIKNLFPPTPYEFRAADKIKKILKEKAMECDLIIITHYHMDHFSYYEDFYKNKIVFIKDPENYISENQKERAKKLLNILEKNSKNFHIANGEINFGKTKIKFSKIFPHGVDEKMGGVISVLIDDGEKLIYSSDISGFSSENSESFVIDEKPDILIFDGPVSEVLDKAIKSTEKILNETNIKIFIMEHHPYRDLDYKEKLKEYFSIFEKRGLTLLNYALFLNKEEMLLEGERELFYEKPFRFNKPLW from the coding sequence ATGAAAATTTTTCCAATAGCTGGAGAGACACTTGGTGTAAGAAGTACATCTGTCTTTGTGCAAACTGAAAATTTAAAAATTCTAATTGATCCTGGTTTTTCAATTCCACAAATAAAAAATCTCTTTCCTCCAACTCCCTATGAATTTAGAGCAGCAGATAAAATAAAAAAAATTCTTAAAGAAAAAGCAATGGAGTGTGATTTAATAATTATAACTCACTATCATATGGATCACTTTTCATATTATGAAGATTTTTATAAAAATAAAATTGTTTTTATAAAAGATCCAGAAAATTATATAAGTGAAAATCAAAAAGAGAGAGCAAAAAAATTATTAAATATTCTTGAAAAAAACTCAAAGAATTTTCATATTGCTAATGGAGAAATAAATTTTGGAAAAACAAAGATAAAATTTTCAAAGATATTTCCACATGGAGTAGATGAGAAAATGGGAGGAGTTATTTCAGTTTTAATTGATGATGGAGAAAAATTGATTTATTCATCTGATATATCAGGTTTCTCAAGTGAAAATTCAGAGAGTTTTGTTATTGATGAAAAACCAGATATTTTAATTTTTGATGGCCCTGTAAGTGAAGTTCTTGATAAAGCAATTAAAAGCACAGAAAAAATATTAAATGAGACAAATATTAAAATATTTATAATGGAGCACCATCCATATAGAGATTTAGATTATAAAGAAAAACTAAAAGAATACTTTTCAATTTTTGAAAAAAGGGGGTTAACTCTTTTAAACTATGCTTTATTTTTGAATAAAGAAGAGATGCTTCTTGAAGGAGAAAGAGAACTCTTTTATGAAAAACCTTTTAGATTTAATAAACCTTTATGGTGA
- the rsmD gene encoding 16S rRNA (guanine(966)-N(2))-methyltransferase RsmD, which produces MRITSGVLRGRKILEVNDRRVRETLDIVRESLFNSLRGHIENKVFYDLFAGSGAVGIEALSCGASFAVFVDNNFKSIKTIIENLKSLNLIDKAKVIKKDVLRFLKGEKGSLPKGDFIFLDPPYEFGLGERALEIISISNIIKDETIIIYEHSKRESLKTSFEIVKSLKIGETILDFLIIRRGSTNG; this is translated from the coding sequence ATGAGGATAACATCTGGAGTGTTAAGGGGAAGAAAAATTTTAGAGGTTAATGACAGAAGAGTAAGAGAAACTCTTGATATTGTAAGAGAATCACTTTTTAATTCATTAAGAGGACATATTGAAAATAAAGTTTTTTATGATCTATTTGCTGGCTCTGGGGCAGTTGGAATAGAGGCTTTGTCTTGTGGAGCAAGTTTTGCTGTATTTGTAGACAACAATTTTAAATCAATTAAAACAATAATTGAAAATCTTAAGAGTTTAAATTTGATAGATAAAGCAAAAGTTATAAAAAAAGATGTTTTAAGATTTTTAAAAGGAGAAAAAGGTTCTCTTCCTAAAGGAGATTTTATTTTTCTTGATCCACCATATGAATTTGGGCTTGGTGAAAGAGCACTTGAAATAATTTCAATTAGTAATATCATTAAAGATGAAACAATAATAATTTATGAACACTCTAAAAGAGAAAGTTTAAAAACAAGTTTTGAAATAGTAAAAAGTTTGAAAATTGGAGAAACTATTTTAGATTTTTTAATAATAAGGAGAGGAAGCACGAATGGATAA
- a CDS encoding TIGR00282 family metallophosphoesterase, with translation MRILFIGDIVGESGRRVLGLTLQKIINKEKIDLVIANVENLSGGFGVTLEKFEEILKFGVNVATSGNHIWDNKEYKLVFEKYPNIILRPLNYPDGTPGKGSTVIDVNGEKVLIINIQGRTFMEPIDCPFRKIDEELKKFNDIIIKIVDFHAEATSEKRAMLHFLSGRVSALIGTHTHVQTSDEEILPTGTSYITDVGMTGSFDSVIGIEKEAAIHHFITKLPTRFKVAKGDLRLNSLLLEINEKNGKTLMIKRYNINLGKEGA, from the coding sequence ATGAGAATACTATTTATTGGTGATATAGTTGGAGAATCAGGAAGGAGGGTCCTTGGTTTGACCCTCCAAAAAATTATAAATAAAGAAAAAATAGATCTTGTTATTGCTAATGTTGAAAATTTATCTGGAGGTTTTGGTGTAACTTTGGAAAAGTTTGAGGAGATTTTAAAATTTGGAGTGAATGTTGCAACAAGTGGAAACCACATATGGGATAATAAAGAGTATAAACTTGTATTCGAAAAATACCCCAATATAATTTTAAGACCACTTAATTATCCTGATGGTACACCAGGAAAAGGGAGTACTGTAATTGATGTTAATGGAGAGAAGGTTTTGATTATAAATATTCAGGGAAGAACATTTATGGAGCCAATTGATTGTCCATTTAGAAAAATAGATGAAGAATTAAAAAAATTTAATGATATAATAATTAAAATAGTTGATTTTCATGCTGAGGCTACAAGTGAAAAGAGGGCAATGCTTCATTTTCTTTCTGGTAGAGTATCCGCTTTAATTGGTACTCATACTCATGTTCAAACTTCAGATGAAGAGATTTTACCTACTGGAACATCTTATATAACTGATGTCGGAATGACTGGAAGTTTTGATTCAGTTATTGGAATTGAAAAAGAGGCAGCAATTCACCACTTTATTACAAAACTACCCACAAGATTTAAAGTTGCAAAAGGGGATCTTAGATTAAATTCACTTTTACTTGAAATTAATGAAAAAAATGGTAAAACATTAATGATAAAAAGATATAACATAAACCTTGGAAAAGAGGGGGCATAA
- the dprA gene encoding DNA-processing protein DprA translates to MKNLLDLINLYGEKEVILKILKLNLSRKKKWELIKSDLIHKEINSSSFDKEEKELEFYNKRGINFITFLDENYPEPLKNIYDPPIALFYKGKLKKDFIGVSIVGTRRCSDYGRFVSEELSSYLVKYGVVVISGLAYGIDTYAHIGALKGGGETYAVLGSGLNIIYPSKNLTLSKKIEENGALISEYFPDEKPRDYHFPERNRIIAGLSKAVVLVEAPIKSGALITVDFAIDFGREVFSVPGQINSEKSEGCHKIIKDGANILCKYSDILELLNIKPKDTPLPILDEDEKRVLEKVPYTITYIDDIIESSKDLSILVSLESKGLIQSFPGNFYIRKRIR, encoded by the coding sequence ATGAAAAACCTTTTAGATTTAATAAACCTTTATGGTGAAAAAGAAGTTATTTTAAAAATCTTAAAACTCAATTTATCAAGAAAGAAAAAATGGGAATTAATTAAAAGTGATTTAATACATAAAGAAATCAATAGTTCTTCTTTTGACAAAGAAGAAAAAGAGTTGGAGTTTTATAACAAAAGGGGAATTAACTTTATAACTTTTCTTGATGAAAATTATCCTGAACCTCTCAAAAATATTTATGATCCACCAATAGCACTTTTTTATAAAGGTAAATTAAAAAAAGATTTTATTGGAGTTAGTATTGTTGGAACAAGAAGATGTAGTGATTATGGAAGGTTTGTAAGTGAAGAGTTGTCATCTTATCTTGTGAAATATGGGGTAGTTGTTATAAGTGGTCTTGCTTATGGAATTGATACATATGCACACATAGGAGCCTTAAAAGGTGGAGGAGAAACATATGCAGTTTTAGGAAGTGGGTTAAATATTATTTATCCATCAAAAAATTTGACTCTTTCTAAAAAAATTGAAGAGAATGGAGCATTAATTTCTGAATATTTTCCAGATGAAAAACCAAGGGATTATCATTTTCCAGAGAGAAATAGAATAATTGCAGGTCTATCTAAAGCAGTTGTTCTTGTTGAGGCGCCTATAAAAAGTGGTGCACTGATTACAGTTGATTTTGCAATTGACTTTGGAAGAGAGGTCTTTTCTGTTCCAGGTCAAATAAATAGCGAAAAATCAGAAGGATGTCATAAGATAATAAAAGATGGTGCTAATATTTTATGTAAATATTCTGATATTCTTGAGTTATTAAATATAAAACCAAAAGACACTCCTCTTCCAATTTTAGATGAAGATGAAAAAAGAGTTTTGGAAAAAGTTCCTTATACAATAACATATATTGATGATATAATTGAATCTTCGAAAGATCTTTCTATTCTTGTTTCTCTTGAAAGTAAAGGGTTAATTCAGAGTTTTCCTGGAAATTTTTATATAAGAAAAAGAATAAGATGA